One segment of Rubripirellula amarantea DNA contains the following:
- a CDS encoding nucleoside deaminase, whose protein sequence is MRVSIEIPAWVLTEQTKLPTHLTSTEAQMEAVIHFSRLNFQNQTGGPFAAGVFEKETGKLIAIGVNRVVPEHVSSAHAEIVALSLAQQSLETFDLGGPGMPHHRLVVNGRPCAMCFGSLPWSGIRSLVIGASGEQIETITGFDEGPIHPRWQDELQSRGIDVIEDVLADQACDMFREFAASGAKVYNGRSGSDD, encoded by the coding sequence ATGCGCGTTTCCATTGAAATTCCTGCGTGGGTCCTTACGGAGCAGACAAAGCTGCCGACCCATCTGACGTCCACCGAAGCGCAGATGGAAGCCGTGATTCATTTTTCCCGTTTGAATTTCCAGAACCAAACCGGTGGGCCTTTTGCAGCGGGGGTGTTCGAAAAGGAAACCGGAAAACTGATTGCGATTGGTGTGAATCGTGTGGTTCCAGAACATGTCTCGTCGGCTCATGCCGAAATCGTAGCCCTCTCGTTGGCTCAACAGTCGTTGGAGACTTTTGATCTCGGTGGACCGGGAATGCCGCATCACCGTTTGGTCGTCAACGGACGTCCTTGCGCGATGTGCTTTGGGTCGCTTCCTTGGTCAGGCATCCGTTCGCTCGTGATTGGCGCGAGCGGTGAACAAATCGAAACGATCACCGGATTCGATGAAGGTCCCATTCATCCGCGTTGGCAAGACGAACTTCAGTCACGCGGGATCGATGTCATTGAAGATGTGCTCGCGGACCAAGCTTGCGATATGTTTCGAGAGTTCGCCGCAAGCGGTGCGAAGGTTTACAACGGCCGATCAGGATCGGATGATTAA
- a CDS encoding M20 family metallopeptidase translates to MISLETAGQVTQQRLAALTHFTQRIVQTPSLSGHEGDAAALIVREMESLRYDDVWVDEVGNIIGRIKGGNGPTIMLNGHMDVVDPGPDEGWPHAAYSGEIVDGHLWGRGSVDMKGPVAAMIYGASLFKHLDIQPTGDVLMTVAVMEEIGGLGSQFLVEHTQADGAIVGEPSENELRLGHRGRIEVQVKFHGRSAHASVPHLGINPHFAAAEFLNRLDEVSLGCDPVLGQSTIAPTLYQTDQVSPNVIPSEVTLFLDWRNVPSETPEHARSVLQKLAEACAADGSDPPEVTVTHRVFDTYTGAKRNFAAVFPPFATSPTDALALAAAKVISNATGQTRAGVWQFATDGGHLMSAGIPVVGFGPGDDRLAHTNQERINIAELQLAAATYTPLCIALASAIEKGTL, encoded by the coding sequence ATGATCTCTCTTGAAACTGCCGGCCAAGTCACGCAGCAACGACTCGCCGCCCTGACCCACTTCACTCAGCGCATTGTTCAGACCCCTAGTCTTTCGGGGCATGAAGGCGATGCGGCCGCGCTGATCGTGCGTGAAATGGAGTCGCTCCGCTACGATGACGTCTGGGTGGACGAAGTGGGGAACATCATTGGAAGGATCAAGGGTGGCAATGGTCCCACGATCATGCTCAATGGACACATGGACGTCGTTGACCCAGGTCCCGACGAAGGTTGGCCGCACGCGGCGTACAGCGGCGAAATTGTGGATGGGCATTTGTGGGGTCGCGGTTCGGTCGACATGAAAGGACCGGTTGCCGCCATGATTTACGGTGCATCGCTTTTTAAGCATCTCGACATTCAACCCACTGGCGATGTCTTGATGACGGTCGCGGTAATGGAAGAAATCGGCGGCCTTGGCAGCCAGTTTCTAGTCGAGCACACGCAAGCCGATGGAGCCATTGTTGGCGAGCCGAGCGAAAACGAGCTGCGCCTCGGCCATCGGGGACGCATCGAGGTTCAAGTTAAGTTCCATGGTCGATCCGCGCATGCGAGCGTGCCGCACTTGGGGATCAATCCGCACTTTGCCGCAGCCGAGTTCCTTAACCGACTCGACGAAGTTTCGCTTGGTTGTGATCCGGTGCTCGGCCAATCGACGATTGCTCCCACACTCTATCAAACCGATCAGGTCAGCCCGAATGTTATCCCTAGCGAAGTCACGTTATTTCTCGATTGGCGAAACGTTCCGTCGGAGACTCCCGAACATGCTCGGAGTGTACTGCAAAAGTTAGCAGAAGCTTGCGCAGCCGATGGTTCCGATCCGCCCGAGGTAACGGTGACGCATCGTGTGTTTGACACCTACACCGGAGCGAAACGAAACTTTGCCGCCGTCTTTCCGCCCTTTGCAACTTCGCCCACCGACGCATTAGCACTAGCAGCAGCAAAAGTGATTTCGAATGCGACGGGGCAAACTCGTGCTGGTGTTTGGCAATTCGCGACCGATGGCGGTCATTTAATGAGTGCAGGAATTCCAGTGGTCGGTTTCGGCCCTGGCGACGACCGACTGGCACACACCAATCAAGAACGAATCAACATCGCCGAGCTGCAACTCGCTGCGGCCACCTATACGCCCCTTTGCATCGCTTTGGCTTCGGCAATTGAAAAAGGGACTTTGTGA